A genomic stretch from Coffea arabica cultivar ET-39 chromosome 10c, Coffea Arabica ET-39 HiFi, whole genome shotgun sequence includes:
- the LOC140015690 gene encoding uncharacterized protein codes for MAHDNVMLNEDIEALMRRVPGADLKRLMDTGEGGEQDAQADSANHPELYRAAMKGRWKKAKVIFDQDPDAVKRKISNLGMTALHVAASCGRSEFVEQLVKILSREQLEAVDQLGRTALHHVALAADVDAAKAVVAKNPNLPYLGDVNRLTPLFYAAKWRHPSQSKKMVEYLCQVITEDENVPVLLEGRVCNAFTDDSAPDLIVAITATGSYDIALRILQRYPELAYKENHNKMSILHVLAMQPKAFASGNKISAWISWMYKLVQVDKEETKHKDSTSGVAIQVDEEETKHKDPTSGVANSKNRDSAVLFFKFMSKFNKGIWKMFKTMQRNLDAVRLVKFVCKELQKQEMEFVQNYFIPKDRTAILHLAVEHGVYELVQECLKHFPDLIWYAETATGGVSSRDGTGVQYTYTATGRLLLHDDQYTDTSTGHFTLDDGQYANIPTGRLLLHVAIEHRRVEIFNYLINLIGKNTKAYADLQLEGKNNSLHLAAKLAPTPQLQSVPGPAFQMQRELQWFKAVEALVYFELRTEKNSGGKTPRELFFDEHKDLLTNAKEWMKDMSNSCMVVATLVATVAFAAMITVPGGNNGNTGVPILGRKKLFLAFSISNAFSMIFSAISLLMFLSMQTSRYTEDDFLDLLPKVLLRGLISLGVAVGTMMISFGTAIGLSLQTRLNWAYIPITVAACFPVIIFTWLQLPLLLQALLFKSGPGIFQGQRDRKSWRLRKIGHRLLLANDRV; via the exons ATGGCGCACGACAATGTGATGTTAAATGAAGACATTGAAGCACTGATGAGACGTG TGCCAGGCGCCGATTTGAAACGACTTATGGATACGGGGGAAGGGGGTGAGCAAGATGCTCAAGCTGATTCAGCCAATCACCCAGAACTATACAGAGCTGCAATGAAAGGGAGATGGAAAAAGGCTAAAGTCATCTTTGACCAAGATCCAGATgcagtgaaaagaaaaatctccaaCCTTGGCATGACAGCCCTTCATGTGGCCGCTAGCTGCGGCCGGTCAGAGTTTGTGGAGCAGTTAGTGAAGATTCTGTCTCGGGAGCAGCTTGAGGCCGTAGATCAACTTGGCCGAACTGCTCTCCATCACGTGGCCTTAGCTGCAGATGTGGACGCTGCCAAAGCAGTGGTGGCTAAGAACCCAAATTTGCCTTACCTTGGGGATGTGAATAGACTTACCCCCCTCTTCTATGCTGCTAAATGGCGACATCCATCACAAAGCAAGAAAATGGTGGAGTATCTCTGCCAAGTAATTACTGAGGACGAAAATGTGCCTGTTCTTCTTGAGGGCAGAGTTTGCAATGCCTTCACGGATGATTCAGCTCCCGACTTAATTGTGGCAATCACTGCTACGGGATCATACG ATATTGCTTTGCGTATCCTTCAGAGATATCCTGAGTTAGCTTATAAAGAAAACCACAACAAAATGTCCATACTTCATGTACTCGCAATGCAGCCTAAAGCATTTGCAAGTGGAAATAAAATTTCTGCATGGATATCCTGGATGTATAAAT TGGTACAAGTTGATAAGGAGGAAACTAAGCACAAAGATTCAACAAGTGGGGTTGCTATACAAGTTGATGAGGAGGAAACCAAGCACAAAGATCCGACAAGCGGTGTTGCTAACAGCAAGAATCGAGACTCAGCAGTTTTATTCTTCAAATTTATGAGCAAGTTCAATAAAG GAATATGGAAGATGTTCAAAACAATGCAAAGAAACTTGGATGCAGTTAGACTTGTAAAGTTTGTCTGTAAAGAGTTGCAAAAACAAGAAATGGAATTTGTTCAGAATTACTTCATCCCCAAGGATAGAACTGCAATCTTGCACTTAGCCGTGGAGCATGGAGTATATGAACTTGTACAAGAATGTTTAAAACATTTTCCTGATCTAATTTGGTATGCAGAAACAGCCACAGGAGGTGTGTCGTCGCGTGATGGCACAGGTGTTCAATATACATATACGGCCACTGGACGTTTGCTGTTGCATGATGATCAATATACAGACACATCCACCGGACATTTCACGTTGGATGACGGTCAATATGCGAACATACCTACCGGACGTTTGTTGTTGCATGTAGCTATTGAGCATCGCCGAGTGGAGATATTTAATTACTTGATTAATTTGATTGGAAAAAATACAAAGGCGTATGCCGACTTGCAACTTGAGGGGAAAAATAATTCCCTTCATCTGGCAGCAAAATTGGCTCCTACACCTCAACTCCAATCCGTCCCAGGTCCTGCATTTCAGATGCAGCGAGAATTGCAATGGTTCAAG GCCGTGGAAGCTTTAGTCTATTTTGAGTTAAGGACAGAAAAGAACTCGGGTGGAAAAACACCTCGAGAATTATTCTTTGATGAGCATAAAGATTTGCTAACTAATGCAAAGGAATGGATGAAGGATATGTCAAATTCGTGCATGGTCGTAGCTACTCTGGTCGCAACAGTTGCCTTTGCTGCTATGATAACTGTACCCGGTGGCAACAATGGCAACACGGGCGTCCCGATTCTGGGCAGGAAAAAACTTTTCCTGGCATTTTCCATATCAAACGCGTTTTCCATGATATTCTCCGCCATTTCTCTGCTCATGTTCCTCTCGATGCAAACATCGAGATATACAGAAGACGATTTTCTGGACTTACTTCCCAAGGTTTTACTGAGAGGTCTAATTTCCTTGGGTGTCGCTGTAGGGACAATGATGATATCTTTTGGCACAGCAATAGGATTGTCACTTCAGACAAGGCTTAACTGGGCTTACATCCCCATCACTGTCGCTGCTTGTTTCCCCGTTATCATTTTCACCTGGTTGCAGCTTCCTTTGCTTTTGCAAGCGCTCCTTTTCAAATCTGGACCTGGCATTTTTCAGGGACAAAGGGATCGCAAGTCTTGGCGTCTCAGGAAAATTGGCCACCGTCTATTATTGGCAAATGACAGGGTTTGA